The DNA sequence AATCGAGGATCGGCCACTCGCGCGCGAGTGCCTCCCGGCGCAGCGCCCGGTCGGGGTTGACGGCGTGGGCGTGGCCCACGGACTCGAGCATCGGCATGTCGGTGAACGAGTCGCTGTAGGCGTAGCACCGCTCCAGGTCGTACCCCTCCGACTCCGCGAGCTCCTTGACCGCCTCCGCCTTCGTCGGCCCGTACGCGTAGTACTCCACCTCGCCCGTGAAGCAGCCGTCGGGCCCGACGACCATCCGGGTGGCCACGACCCGGTCCGCGCCGAGCAGTTCGCCGATCGGCTCGACCACTTCGGCGCCCGAGGTGGAGACGATGACGACGTCCCGTCCGGCGGTGTGGTGCTGCTCGATGAGCGAGGCGGCCTCGTCGTAGATGATCGGGTCGATCAGGTCGTGCAGGGTCTCGGCGACGATCTCCTTGACCTGCTGCACGTTCCACCCGCGGCAGAGCGCGGACAGGTACTCGCGCATGCGCTCCATCTGGTCGTGGTCGGCGCCGCCTGCCAGGAACACGAACTGGGCATATGCGGTGCGCAGTACCGCTCTGCGGTTGATCAGGCCGCCTTGGTAGAACGACTTGCTGAAGGTGAGGGTGCTCGACTTCGCAATGACCGTCTTGTCCAGGTCAAAGAAGGCGGCCGTGCGAGGCAAGGAGTGGTTTTCCACGAGCCTGAGCATAGGCGCCCACCATTCGGCGTAAGCTGAGGCGCGTGGGTTTGCCTGAGAAGGCTCTCGGGTACACCATGGAAGTCACGGATCGTTCGCGACCGTGCTAACCCGGTCTGGCTCCTCCCCCCCCGAGTCGGACCGAGGGGACGACCCCCGCTCTCCCCCCCGGCGGGGGTCGTCGCATGTCCGGGTGGGTTTTCTCCCTCGTTTTCTGATCTCTGATGATCGCCGTGCGCCCTCATGGGCCGCTGAGGCGCCGCTGAGCCCTGCCCAAGATTCATCACTGTGCGTAGTCGTGGCGCTGCGCTGCGGAAGTCGTTCGGGGCCTCACCGGTATGGGTGACGGAGATATTCACAGCCGCCGTCTTCTCCACAGTTATTGACCAAGATCCACACGATTTCCGGGAGCGCAGCACGCTGATTCCGCTCGTGAAGTTCATGGCCGGATTCCAGCGGCCGGTCTTCGCGAGCTCGGACCCGGATGCACACAGGCGCGCATTCGAGGACTTGCAGCGAGAGGGGGCTGGAGATCGTGGCCGAAGTCATTACGGGCGACGCGTCGCCGCCGTCCGACGGGCGGCCCGGCGCACCACTGATCGTCACCGAGGACGCGGACCTGCTGGATGACCTGCTGCGGCTGTGCGCCGCGGCGGGCGCGCGACCCGAGGTGCACCACGGGGTGCCGGAGCGCGGGGGTGGCAGGGACACCTGGACATCGGCCCCGCTCGTCCTGGTCGGGGACGACGCGGTGGACCGGGTCCGCCGAGCCGCGCGGCGGCGCGGAGTAGTACTGGTTGGGCGGGATCAGGACGATTCCGACGTTTGGCGGCGAGCGGTGGAGATCGGCGCGGAGCAGGTCCTCGTCCTGCCGGACGGCGAGCAGTGGCTGGTGGACCGCATCGCGGACGTGGCCGAGGGCGTGGGGCGGCCCGCGCTCACCATCGGCGTCATCGGCGGCCGGGGCGGAGCCGGAGCTTCCACCCTGGCCTGCGCCCTCGCCGTCACGGCGGCGCGCGCCCGGCGCCGCACCATGCTCATCGACGCCGACCCGCTGGGCGGCGGGCTCGACGTCCTGCTCGGCGGGGAGACCGCGGACGGGCTGCGCTGGCCCGCCTTCGCCCAGTCGCGCGGCCGGGTCGGCGGCGGCGCCCTGGAGGAGTCGCTGCCCGAGCTGCACGACCTGCGGGTGCTCAGCTGGGATCGCGGCGACACCGTGGCCGTGGCTCCGCAGGCGATGCGGGCCGTCCTCGCCGCGGCCCGCAGGCGCGGCGGCGTGGTGGTCGTGGATCTGCCGCGCCGCGTGGACGAGACGGTGGGGGAGGCGCTGGCCCAGCTCGACCTGGGCCTCCTGGTGGTGCCGCGCGAGCTGCGCGCGGTGGCAGGGGCGTGCCGCGTCGCGTCGGCCGTGGGCATGGTGCTGCGGGATCTGAGGGTGGTCGCCGCCACCGGCCGGTCCGGGCGCGGCGCGCTCGACGGCGGTGAGGGGCTCGATGCGGGCGAGATCGCGCGCCTCCTCCAGCTGCCGCTCGTCGGCGAGCTGCCCTGGGAGCACGGCCTCACGAAAGGCCTGGACGCCGGGCGGCCACCCGGCGGACTGACACGCGGACCGCTCGCCCGGTTCTGCGCCGCCTTCTGGCAGCAGCTCCCGGTGGACGCCACCGGAGGGCGCGTATGAACGCGGTGGTGGGCGCGCGCATGCTGGACGGCGTACGCCAATGGCTCGCTGCGAACGGCACGGAGCCGACCCCGGCCCGGGTAGCCGAAGCGCTGCGGGCCCAGGCAGGCGTCCTCGGAGATGCCGAAGTCCTGGGGGCGGCCGAGCAGCTGCGCTCCGAGCTCGTGGGCGCGGGCCCGCTGGAGCCCCTGCTCGCGGACCCCTCCGTGACTGATGTGCTGGTGTCCGCGCCGGACCGGGTGTGGGTGGACAGGGGCGGCGGCCTGGAGCTCACGGACGTGGCGTTCCGGGACGCGGCGGCCGTGCGACGGCTCGCCCAGCGCCTCGCGGCGGTCGCGGGCCGGCGCCTGGACGACGCGCGGCCCTGGGTGGACGCCCGCCTTCCGGACGGCACCCGGCTGCATGCCGTGCTGCCCCCGGTCGCCGTCGGCTCGGCGTGCCTGTCGCTGCGGGTCGTGCGGCCGCGGGCCTTCACCCTCGCGGAGCTGACCGCGGCGGGCACGGTGCCGCCCGGCGGCGAGCGCTTCCTGCGCGCCCTGCTCGACGCCCGTCTGTCGTACGTGATCAGCGGCGGCACGGGCAGCGGCAAGACGACGCTCCTGAGCAGCCTCCTCGGTCTGGTCGGCCCGGGGGAGCGGATCGTGCTCGCCGAGGACTCCGCGGAGCTGCGCCCCGAGCACCCGCACGTGGTGCGCCTGGAGACCCGGCAGGCGAATCAGGAGGGCGCGGGCTTCGTCGGTCTCGACGACCTGGTGCGCCAGGCCCTGCGGATGCGTCCCGACCGGCTCGTCGTGGGCGAGGTGCGCGGCGCGGAGGTGGTGCATCTGCTGGCCGCGCTCAACACGGGCCACGAGGGCGGCTGCGGCACTCTGCACGCGAACGCCGCGGCGGACGTCCCGGCCCGTCTGGAGGCCTTGGGCACGGCAGCCGGGCTTGACCGCGCGGCCCTGCACAGCCAGGTGGCGGCCGCGCTCTCGGTGGTCATCCATCTCGCGCGGGACCGGGCCGGGCGGCGGCGCATCGCCGAGGTGCACGTCCTGGAGCGGGACGCCGCGGGCCTGGTGGCGACGGTGCCCGCGCTGCGGTGGGGCGAGCGCGGCTTCGTCCAGGAGCGCGGCTGGCGGCGGCTGGGCGCGCTGCTCGGAAGCCGGGGTGAGACCGCGTGAGCACGGCGATGGCATGGGGCGCGGCACTGTGCGCGGGCGGGTCGGTGTGGCTCCTGGGCGGGCGTGCCCGGGCCCGGGAGCTGAGGCGGGCCCGGCTGGCGCTCGCGGTGCCCGGGGAGGTGGGTCCCGCGCCCGCTTGGCGCCGGGCCGCTGCCGGGGCGCGCGGGCGCCTCGCGGACCGGGTGGGGCCTGAAGTGTGGGTCCTGGTGGGCGGTTTGGCCGTCGCGGTCCTGGGCGAATCAGTGGTGCCGCTCGTCGCGGGGGTGGTCGGTGTGCCCCTGGCCCGGCGGTTGCGCAGAGCCCGGGAGGCCCGCCGGGAGCGGGAGCGGCGGACGGACGCGGTGATCGCCTTGTGCGGGGCGCTCGCGGGTGAGGTGCGCGCGGGACGGCAGCCGGGAGAGGCGCTGCGGACGGCCACGGAGGCCGTGGAAGGCGCTGCGGCGGGCCGGGCGCGTGCGGGGGCTGCGGAGCCCACAGGCACTGGTCGGGCCGTAGGTCGAGGGCTCGGCGGGGAGTGGGCCGGGGTGCTCGCGGCCGCGAGGTTCGGCGGGGATGTGCCGGGGGCGCTGCGGGAGGCCGCGCGGAAGCCCGGCGCGGAGGGGCTCCTGGGGCTCGCGGCCTGCTGGCGGGTCGCCGTCGACCGGGGCGCGGGGCTCGCGACGGGACTTGAGCGTCTGGAGGGCGCCCTGCGGGCCGAGCGGGATCAACGGTCCGATCTCCGCGCCCAGTTGGCGGGTGCCCGATCGACGGCAGTGCTGCTCGCCGGGCTTCCCGCGCTCGGTCTGCTGATGGGCGGCGCGCTCGGCGCTCGGCCGCTGCGGGTGCTGCTGCACACGGGGGCGGGGTTCGGGTGCCTCCTCGTGGGCGGACTTCTGGAGGGCGCGGGCGCCTGGTGGGCGCTGCGGATCATGCGAAAGGCGGAGGGGTGATGAACGGGGCCGAGGTTTTCCACAGGCTGGGGGTGGCGCTGTGGTCGGCGGTGGCGGTGTTGTGGCTGACCCTCGTGGCGACGATGGCCCGACGCGAACGGGCCCTGGGCAGACGCGTGGTGGCGGCCCTGGGCGAGCGCGGACGGCCGGTCCGGTGCTGGCCGTGGCAGCCGCAGTGGCGCGGGCGGTGGCGTGGCGGGCTGTCCGGGCGGCGGGACGCGGTCCGCGTGCGGCTCGCCGCGGCCGGGGCGGTTGCCGCCGGCTGGGCGCTGGTCGGCGGGGTGACGGGACTCCTGGTGGGCGCGGGCCTCGGCTGTGCCGTGCTGCGGATAGGGCGGGGTGGTGCCCCTGAGGCGGAGTTCGACACGGCTGAGGCGGCGCGTCAACTGCCCTTGGCGGCGGACCTGGTGGCGGCGTGCGTGGCCGCCGGGGCCGGGCCGGTCGTGGCGGCCCAGGCCGTCGGGGAGTCGCTGCGGGGGCCGGTCGGCGAGCGGCTCGCGTGGGGCGCGGCACAGGTGCGGCTCGGCGGCGCGCCCGCGGACGCCTGGCGCCAGTTGAGCGCCGTACCGGGCGCCGGGGCGCTGGCCCGCCTCCTGGAGCGGGCGGGTGAGTCCGGGGCGCCCGCGGCCGGTCCGGTGGCCCGCCTCGCGGCGGACTGCCGGGCCGAGAGAGCGCGCGAGGCGACCGCCCGGGCGCGCCGGGCCGCGGTCTCGATGACGGCACCGGTGGGGCTGTGCTTCCTGCCCGCGTTCATCGCGCTCGGGGTGGTGCCGGTGGTCATGGGCCTCGGGGGAGCGCTGCTGAGCGCCCGCTGAGGCGGTGGTGTCGGCCGCACCGGCAGGAAGCGGCTGTGAGCAAAGAGCAGGAATTTCGAATCTCATCTCAACGAGTCGGCATCTCAGACGAGTCGGCATTTCATGGGGGTTGTCATGTGGGGACAGGCGCAGGAACAGGCGCAGGAACAGGGACAGGAGCGAGGCCAGGGAAGCGTCCGTGGCTGCGGGCAGGAGCCGGGGCGCGGGCCGGGCTCGGCGCGGGCCTGGGGGTCACGGCGCTGGACGCGGATGCGCACCGGCACACGGGACGCCGGGATGGCGACGTCCGAGTACGCGATGGGGCTGATCGCAGCCGTGGGTTTCGCCGGGCTGCTCTACAAGGTGGTGACGAGCGGGCCCGTCCGCGCGGGGCTGCAAGCGGTGGTGGAGAGGGCGCTCCATGTGCAGTTCTGAGGCCGGGACGGACGGAGAAGGCACCACGGGCCCGGTCGGTGGCGGGCCCGGGAGGCGGCACGACGACGGGTTCGTGACGGCTGAGGCGGCCGTGGTCCTGCCGACCCTGGTGCTGTTCACGATGGGGCTCCTATGGGTCCTCATGACCGCGTCCGCGCAGATCCAGTGCGTGGACGCGGCCCGGGCCGGGGCCCGTGCGATGGCGCGCCAGGACCCGCAGGGCACGGCCGTGGCGGCGGCCCGGCAGGCGGCGCCGCGCGGGGCGCGGGTCGCCGTGCGCAGGGACGGAGACCTGGTGCGGGTCGAGGTGGTGGCGCCGTCACCGGGACCGCGGCCCTTGGGGCTCGGCGTGCGGCTGCGCGCGGAGGCGGTGGCGCTGGCGGAGGACACGGTGGGCGCGGGCACGGTGGGGGTGGGCACGTGAGTCGGGTCGGACGGCGGGCGGACGGGAGCGTTGCCCCGGCGGGCCGAGGGGGCGTGCGGACGGACCGGGGCGCCGCCACGGTGTGGGTGGTGGTCGTGCTGGCCGTGCTGTGCGTGGTCACCGGTGCCGTCCTGGCGATGGGGCAGGTGATGGTCGCCCGGCACCGGGCGGGCGGTGCCGCCGACCTGGCCGCGCTCGCGGCGGCGGACCACTGGATGGCCGGGCCCGGCGGCGCCTGCGAGCGGGCCGGCCGAGTGGCGCGGGCCCAGGGCACGCGGATCGTGCGGTGCGAGGTCCGGGGCCAGGTGTCGGACGTGACGGCGGCGGCGGAGCTCGGGCCGTTCACGACGGAGGTCAGGTCACGGGCGGGGCCCCCGACGGCCCCGGGGCCCGTGGCGTTCAGAGCACCCGGCGACGGCTTGGTCGACGCGCCTGCGCAGGGCTCAGCTGGCACACCCGGCCATGGACCAGCGGGCGCACCCGGCCGCGGACCAGCTGACGCACCCGGCTACGGCCCAAACGACGTCCCCGGCCACGGCCCAGCCCACGGCCCAGCCCACGGCCCAGTCGGCGGGCCTGGCCACGGCCCGGTCGACGCATCCGCGCACCGCTCAGTCCGTGGCCGCGGGCGCGTCCTTCAGGAGGGTGGTGAGCAGGCGGACCGCGCCGCGCTTGTGCAGGGGGTCGTTGCCGTTGCCGCACTTGGGGGACTGGATGCACGACGGGCACCCGGCCTCGCACTCGCAGGAGGCGATGGCCTCGCGGGTGGCGGTGAGCCAGGCGCGGGCGGTGTGGAAGGCGCGCTCGGCGAACCCGGCGCCACCGGGATGGCCGTCGTAGACGAAGACCGTCGGGAGGAGCGTGTCCGGGTGCAGCGGCACGGAGACGCCGCCGATGTCCCAGCGGTCGCAGGTGGCGAACAGCGGCAGCATGCCGATGGAGGCGTGCTCGGCGGCGTGCAGGGCGCCGCCGAGGATCTCCGGGTTGATGCGGGCCGCGTCGAGCTGGTCCTCGGTGACCGTCCACCACACGGCGCGGGTGCGCAGGGTGCGCGGCGGCAGGTCCAGCTTGGTCTCGCCGAGCACCTCGCCCGTGATGAGCTTGCGGCGCAGGAAGGAGACGACCTGGTTGGTGACTTCGACGGATCCGTAGCAGAGGCGGCCGGGGCCCCAGGGGATCTCGGTGTCGGTGTCGAGGACGGAGATGGCGGTGGTGTCGCGGGCGGTCGTCGAGTAGGGCGGGACGGCTTCCTCGACGAGTGCGACGGAGTCCTCCAGGTCCAGGTGGCGCACGAGATACGTACGGCCCTGGTGGAGGTGGACCGCGCCCTCGTGGACGGTCGTGTGCGCGGCGGAGGCGTCGACGGTGCCGAGCAGCCGCCCCGTGCCCTCCTCGACGACCTGGACGGGGCGGCCGCCCCCGCCGCGGATGTCCGTGAGGTCGGCGGCGCGCTCGCGGCGGGTCCAGTGCCAGGCCTTCGTGCGGCGGCGCAGCAGCTTCGCGGCCTCCAGCTGCGGCAGCAGCTCCTCGGCGGCCGGTCCGAAGAGCGGGAAGTCCTCCTCGGTGAGGGGAAGTTCCGCCGCGGCGGCACAGAGGTGGGGCGCGAGGACGTACGGATTGTCGGGGTCGAGGACGGTCGACTCGACGGGCTGGTGGAACAACGCGTCGGGATGGTGGACGAGATACGTGTCCAGAGGATCGTCACGGGCCACGAGCACCGCCAGGGAGCCCTGCCCGGAGCGTCCGGCGCGGCCCGCCTGCTGCCACAGCGAGGCCCGGGTCCCGGGATAGCCCGCGATGAGGACGGCGTCCAGGCCGGACACGTCCACGCCGAGTTCGAGGGCGGTGGTGGCGGCGAGGCCGAGGAGTTCGCCGGAGTGCAGGGCCTGTTCCAGGGCGCGGCGCTCCTCGGGGAGATAGCCGCCCCGGTAGGCGGCGACACGGCGGGCCAGGGAGCGGTCGACCTCGCTGAGGCGTTCCTGGGCGATCACGGAGATCAGCTCGGCGCCGCGCCGGGAGCGGACGAAGGCGACGGAGCGGACGCCCTGGACGGTCAGGTCGGTGAGCAGGTCGGCCGTCTCGGCGGTGGCGGTGCGGCGCACCGGGGCGCCCTTCTCGCCGTGGAGTTCGGTGAGCGGCGGCTCCCAGAGGGCGAAGACGACCTCGCCGCGGGGCGAGCCGTCGTCGGCGACCTCGGTGACGGGCAGGCCGGTCAGGCGCCGCGCGGCCACGGCGGGTTCCGCGGCCGTGGCGGAGGCGAGGAGGAAGACGGGCGCGGAGCCGTAGCGGGCGCACAAGCGGCGCAGACGGCGCAGGACTTGGGCGACGTGCGAGCCGAAGACGCCGCGGTAGGTGTGGCACTCGTCGATGACGACGTAGCGCAGGGACCGCAGGAAGGAGGACCAGCGGGGGTGGGACGGGAGGATGCCGCGGTGCAGCATGTCGGGGTTGGTCAGGACGTAGTTGGCGTACTGGCGCACCCACTCGCGTTCCTCGACGGGGGTGTCGCCGTCGTACACGGCGGCCCTGACGGCGGTGCCGAGCGGTGCGGCCAGGGCGCGCACGGCACGGCGCTGGTCGGCCGCGAGGGCCTTGGTGGGGGCCAGGTACAGGGCGGTGGTGCCGCGCCCGTTCGCGGCCTCGGAGCCGTCCAGGAGGGCGGAGAGCACCGGTGTGAGATATGCCAATGACTTGCCGGAGGCGGTGCCGGTGGCGACGACGACGGATTCGCCGTCGAGGGCGTGTTCGGCGGCCCGTGCCTGGTGGGCCCAGGGATGCTCGATTCCGGCCTTCCGGACGGCGGCGACGACCTCGGAGCGGATGCGATCGGGCCAGACGGCATACCGGGCCGCCCTCGGGGGCAGGTGCTCCGTATGAGTGACGCGCGCAGCCCGGCTCGGCCCCGTGGTCAGTCGGTCCAGGACCGACTGCGGGGAGACGTGGGCCGGGGGGTCCGCCGAGGGTCTTCCGGAAGGGGAAAAGTTGGCCATCGGCATCGAGTGTGTCACTGGCGGGATGGACAATGGTCCGAAGGCGTCGTGCGCGCCTGCCCGTAAGTGATTGAATGCCATCGCGGCTGGCGATCCGTCCCGGGGGCGTGGGCCGAGGTGTCCCGAGGGGCGACCGCTCGATAGCAAGGTGCTGGAGGATCCGTGGACCTGTCTCTGTCGACCCGTACCGTCGGCGATCGTACGGTCGTCGAGGTCGGTGGCGAAATCGATGTTTATACCGCGCCCAAGCTGCGCGAGCAGTTGGTCGAGTTGGTGAACGACGGCAGTTTCCATCTGGTCGTCGACATGGAGCGAGTGGACTTCCTCGACTCCACCGGACTCGGCGTGCTGGTCGGCGGCCTGAAGCGGGTGCGTGCCCACGAGGGCTCGCTCCGCCTGGTGTGCAACCAGGAGCGCATTCTCAAGATCTTCCGCATCACCGGCCTGACCAAGGTGTTCCCGATCCACACCTCGGTCGACGAAGCGGTCGCGGCCACCGACTGAGCCGGACGCCCCGGCAGGTCCGGGGTTCCGGGCTCCGTCCCGGAGTGGCAGTACGGCGGAGGGCCGGGCCGTCGGCCCGGCCCTTCGACAGCACGCGTGTATGTCCGAGGGGGATGCATGGCCACCGTTGAACTCCGCTTCAGCGCGCTGCCCGAGCACGTCAGGACCGCCCGACTGGTGGCGGCCGCGGTGGCGCGACGGGCCGGAGTGGACGAGGCCGTCCTCGATGAGGTCAGGCTCGCGGTCGGCGAGGCCTGCACCCGCGCCGTGGGGCTGCACCAGGCTGCCGGGATCACCGCGCCCGTGCGCGTCGCGCTGGTCGAGGAGGAGAAGCAGTTCTCCATCGAGGTCGGTGACGAGGCGCCGCGCGTCGTGCCCGCGGCCGCGCCGGGCGGCCGGCCCGGCGCGGAGGATCCGGAGGCCGAGGGCGAGGACGAGATGGGGCTCGCGGTGATCAGCGGCCTCGTCGACGACGTGGAGGTCACGGCGGACGAGGCCGGTGGCCTGATCCGCATGACCTGGCCCACGACGCCCTAGCGACCCGGCCCCCGCGCAGCACCGTCGGCGACGCCACCCCCAGACACCCCAGAGGCCTCCTGGACACCCCAGCGGGGCCTCCTGGCATGAACTGCCGCCCCCAGTGCCTCCAGCGGCTCCCGACCGGCTCCTGCCCGGCCCCCAAGCGGCTCCTGTCCGGCTCCCGACCGGCCCCCCAAGCGGCTCCCGATCGGCCTGCGACCCGCCTCCGACCGGTTCTCAACCCGTCCCCACCGCCTCCCGCTCCCGCGTTACATAAATCTGTTCGCCGTATGCGTGCGCGCAGTTTCTGTTTGTGTGACAAGTGGGGAAATTGGTGAGCGGGAGAACGGTGATCAATGGAGGTGACAGCGGGGAGGGCGGTCTCGGCGGCGGCGTCAATGGTTTTGGGGCATTACCGCTTTCGGGGTCAATCGGCGGGCGCGATCTTTTGAAGATACGCACCTGCGCGCCAATTCTGTTTGCGGCGCACTGTTTTGATCAGGTCAGGCTCCCTACAATCCGTCCACATCTTGAGCTCAGCCCAAGCGTCAAGGAGGACGAATGGCGGGGCTTTCTACCCCTCATCAGCTCGACCACCCCTCAATCCTCGCGGGTCCGGTACTGACCGACGACAACCGGCTCATCGTGATGGTCATCGCGGCCGTCGCGATCGCCGCCCTGGCGGTCGCCTGGGTGCTCGTCCGTCAAGTGCTCGCGGCCGACGAGGGCACCGACAGCATGAAGAAGATCGCGGCGGCGGTGCAGGAAGGCGCGAATGCCTATCTGTGGCGGCAGTTGCGGACCCTCGGCGTTTTCGCCGTCGTGGTGTTCTTCCTGCTCATGCTGCTGCCCGCGGACGACTGGAATCAGCGCATCGGCCGGTCGGTGTTCTTCCTGATCGGAGCTGCCTTCTCGGCGACCACCGGCTATATCGGTATGTGGCTCGCCGTGCGCAGCAATGTGCGCGTGGCCGCCGCGGCCCGGGAAGCGACACCGGCGGAAGGCGAGCCGGAAAAGGATCTCACCGCCGTCTCGCACAAAGCGATGAAGATCGCTTTCCGTACGGGCGGCGTCGTCGGCATGTTCACAGTGGGGCTCGGTCTGCTCGGTGCCTCCTGTGTCGTGCTCGTGTACGCGGCCGACGCACCGAAGGTGCTCGAAGGCTTCGGCCTCGGAGCCGCGCTGATCGCGATGTTCATGCGTGTCGGAGGCGGCATCTTCACCAAGGCCGCCGACGTCGGCGCCGACCTGGTCGGCAAGGTCGAACAGGGCATTCCGGAGGACGATCCGCGCAATGCCGCGACCATCGCCGACAACGTGGGCGACAACGTCGGCGACTGCGCAGGGATGGCCGCCGACCTCTTCGAGTCGTACGCCGTCACGCTCGTCGCCGCGCTGATCCTCGGCAAGGCCGCGTTCGGTGACGCCGGGCTCGCCTTCCCGCTGATCGTGCCCGCGATCGGCGTGATCACCGCGATGATCGGCATCTTCGCGGTGGCGCCACGGCGCTCCGACCGCAGCGGCATGACCGCCATCAACCGCGGCTTCTTCATCTCGGCGTTCATCTCGCTCGCGCTCGTCGCGGTGGCCGTCTTCGTCTACCTCCCGTCGTCGTACGCGGACTTGGACGGGGTCGAGGACGCGGCGATCCTGGCCAAGAGCGGCGACCCGCGGATCCTCGCGGTCGTGGCGGTCGCCATCGGCATCGTCCTGGCCGCGCTGATCCAGCAGCTCACCGGCTACTTCACCGAGACCACCCGGCGGCCGGTCAAGGACATCGGCAAGACCTCGCTCACGGGCCCGGCCACCGTCATCCTCGCGGGCATCTCCGTGGGCCTGGAATCAGCCGTCTACACGGCGCTGTTGATCGGCCTCGGCGTGTACGGGGCGTTCCTGCTCGGCGGTGCGTCGATCATGCTCGCCCTGTTCGCGGTGGCGCTGGCCGGGACCGGCCTGCTCACCACGGTCGGCGTCATCGTCGCCATGGACACCTTCGGACCGGTCTCCGACAACGCGCAGGGCATCGCCGAGATGTCCGGCGACGTCCAGGGCGCGGGCGCGCAGGTGCTCACCGACCTGGACGCCGTGGGCAACACCACCAAGGCCATCACCAAGGGCATCGCCATCGCCACGGCCGTCCTGGCGGCCTCGGCGCTGTTCGGCTCGTACCGGGACGCGATCGCCGAAGCGGCCGACGACGTCGGCCAGAAACTCGGCGACGGTGCGCCGATGAACCTGGTGATGGACATCTCACAGCCGAACAACCTGGTGGGCCTGATCCTCGGCGCCGCGGTCGTGTTCCTCTTCTCGGGGCTCGCGATCAACGCGGTGTCGCGGTCGGCGGGGGCCGTGGTGTACGAGGTGCGGCGGCAGTTCCGCGAGCGCCCCGGGATCATGGACTACACGGAGCAGCCCGAGTACGGGCGCGTCGTCGACATCTGCACCAAGGACGCGCTGCGCGAGCTGGC is a window from the Streptomyces spectabilis genome containing:
- a CDS encoding ATP-binding protein, whose product is MATVELRFSALPEHVRTARLVAAAVARRAGVDEAVLDEVRLAVGEACTRAVGLHQAAGITAPVRVALVEEEKQFSIEVGDEAPRVVPAAAPGGRPGAEDPEAEGEDEMGLAVISGLVDDVEVTADEAGGLIRMTWPTTP
- a CDS encoding DUF4244 domain-containing protein encodes the protein MRTGTRDAGMATSEYAMGLIAAVGFAGLLYKVVTSGPVRAGLQAVVERALHVQF
- a CDS encoding type II secretion system F family protein, with product MNGAEVFHRLGVALWSAVAVLWLTLVATMARRERALGRRVVAALGERGRPVRCWPWQPQWRGRWRGGLSGRRDAVRVRLAAAGAVAAGWALVGGVTGLLVGAGLGCAVLRIGRGGAPEAEFDTAEAARQLPLAADLVAACVAAGAGPVVAAQAVGESLRGPVGERLAWGAAQVRLGGAPADAWRQLSAVPGAGALARLLERAGESGAPAAGPVARLAADCRAERAREATARARRAAVSMTAPVGLCFLPAFIALGVVPVVMGLGGALLSAR
- the bldG gene encoding anti-sigma factor antagonist BldG produces the protein MDLSLSTRTVGDRTVVEVGGEIDVYTAPKLREQLVELVNDGSFHLVVDMERVDFLDSTGLGVLVGGLKRVRAHEGSLRLVCNQERILKIFRITGLTKVFPIHTSVDEAVAATD
- a CDS encoding TadE family type IV pilus minor pilin, encoding MCSSEAGTDGEGTTGPVGGGPGRRHDDGFVTAEAAVVLPTLVLFTMGLLWVLMTASAQIQCVDAARAGARAMARQDPQGTAVAAARQAAPRGARVAVRRDGDLVRVEVVAPSPGPRPLGLGVRLRAEAVALAEDTVGAGTVGVGT
- the ssd gene encoding septum site-determining protein Ssd: MAEVITGDASPPSDGRPGAPLIVTEDADLLDDLLRLCAAAGARPEVHHGVPERGGGRDTWTSAPLVLVGDDAVDRVRRAARRRGVVLVGRDQDDSDVWRRAVEIGAEQVLVLPDGEQWLVDRIADVAEGVGRPALTIGVIGGRGGAGASTLACALAVTAARARRRTMLIDADPLGGGLDVLLGGETADGLRWPAFAQSRGRVGGGALEESLPELHDLRVLSWDRGDTVAVAPQAMRAVLAAARRRGGVVVVDLPRRVDETVGEALAQLDLGLLVVPRELRAVAGACRVASAVGMVLRDLRVVAATGRSGRGALDGGEGLDAGEIARLLQLPLVGELPWEHGLTKGLDAGRPPGGLTRGPLARFCAAFWQQLPVDATGGRV
- a CDS encoding type II secretion system F family protein, producing the protein MAWGAALCAGGSVWLLGGRARARELRRARLALAVPGEVGPAPAWRRAAAGARGRLADRVGPEVWVLVGGLAVAVLGESVVPLVAGVVGVPLARRLRRAREARRERERRTDAVIALCGALAGEVRAGRQPGEALRTATEAVEGAAAGRARAGAAEPTGTGRAVGRGLGGEWAGVLAAARFGGDVPGALREAARKPGAEGLLGLAACWRVAVDRGAGLATGLERLEGALRAERDQRSDLRAQLAGARSTAVLLAGLPALGLLMGGALGARPLRVLLHTGAGFGCLLVGGLLEGAGAWWALRIMRKAEG
- a CDS encoding DEAD/DEAH box helicase; protein product: MAFNHLRAGAHDAFGPLSIPPVTHSMPMANFSPSGRPSADPPAHVSPQSVLDRLTTGPSRAARVTHTEHLPPRAARYAVWPDRIRSEVVAAVRKAGIEHPWAHQARAAEHALDGESVVVATGTASGKSLAYLTPVLSALLDGSEAANGRGTTALYLAPTKALAADQRRAVRALAAPLGTAVRAAVYDGDTPVEEREWVRQYANYVLTNPDMLHRGILPSHPRWSSFLRSLRYVVIDECHTYRGVFGSHVAQVLRRLRRLCARYGSAPVFLLASATAAEPAVAARRLTGLPVTEVADDGSPRGEVVFALWEPPLTELHGEKGAPVRRTATAETADLLTDLTVQGVRSVAFVRSRRGAELISVIAQERLSEVDRSLARRVAAYRGGYLPEERRALEQALHSGELLGLAATTALELGVDVSGLDAVLIAGYPGTRASLWQQAGRAGRSGQGSLAVLVARDDPLDTYLVHHPDALFHQPVESTVLDPDNPYVLAPHLCAAAAELPLTEEDFPLFGPAAEELLPQLEAAKLLRRRTKAWHWTRRERAADLTDIRGGGGRPVQVVEEGTGRLLGTVDASAAHTTVHEGAVHLHQGRTYLVRHLDLEDSVALVEEAVPPYSTTARDTTAISVLDTDTEIPWGPGRLCYGSVEVTNQVVSFLRRKLITGEVLGETKLDLPPRTLRTRAVWWTVTEDQLDAARINPEILGGALHAAEHASIGMLPLFATCDRWDIGGVSVPLHPDTLLPTVFVYDGHPGGAGFAERAFHTARAWLTATREAIASCECEAGCPSCIQSPKCGNGNDPLHKRGAVRLLTTLLKDAPAATD
- a CDS encoding HAD family hydrolase — its product is MLRLVENHSLPRTAAFFDLDKTVIAKSSTLTFSKSFYQGGLINRRAVLRTAYAQFVFLAGGADHDQMERMREYLSALCRGWNVQQVKEIVAETLHDLIDPIIYDEAASLIEQHHTAGRDVVIVSTSGAEVVEPIGELLGADRVVATRMVVGPDGCFTGEVEYYAYGPTKAEAVKELAESEGYDLERCYAYSDSFTDMPMLESVGHAHAVNPDRALRREALAREWPILDFHRPVRLKQRLPAPPRPALVAAAAVGAAAATAGLVWFATRRRAAAAS
- a CDS encoding TadA family conjugal transfer-associated ATPase; the encoded protein is MNAVVGARMLDGVRQWLAANGTEPTPARVAEALRAQAGVLGDAEVLGAAEQLRSELVGAGPLEPLLADPSVTDVLVSAPDRVWVDRGGGLELTDVAFRDAAAVRRLAQRLAAVAGRRLDDARPWVDARLPDGTRLHAVLPPVAVGSACLSLRVVRPRAFTLAELTAAGTVPPGGERFLRALLDARLSYVISGGTGSGKTTLLSSLLGLVGPGERIVLAEDSAELRPEHPHVVRLETRQANQEGAGFVGLDDLVRQALRMRPDRLVVGEVRGAEVVHLLAALNTGHEGGCGTLHANAAADVPARLEALGTAAGLDRAALHSQVAAALSVVIHLARDRAGRRRIAEVHVLERDAAGLVATVPALRWGERGFVQERGWRRLGALLGSRGETA